One Streptomyces sp. P9-A2 DNA window includes the following coding sequences:
- a CDS encoding HAD family hydrolase, with protein sequence MGMHRDAHIVWDWNGTLFHDVDAVIGATNASFAELGLEPLTPARYRELYCVPVPKFYERLLGRMPTEAEWELMDATFHRYYTEHRVRCALAEGVAELLAGWSSAGRSQSILSMYGHEDLVPLVRGFGIESHFLRVDGRTGPSGGGKSEHMVRHLDALTGVDPARTVVIGDAADDALAARHVGASAVLYTGGSHSRASLEAVGVPVVDTLAQAVEEAERLAA encoded by the coding sequence ATGGGGATGCACAGGGACGCGCACATCGTCTGGGACTGGAACGGCACGCTGTTCCACGACGTCGACGCGGTCATCGGGGCGACGAACGCGTCCTTCGCCGAGCTCGGCCTGGAGCCGCTCACTCCGGCGCGGTACCGGGAGCTGTACTGCGTGCCGGTGCCGAAGTTCTACGAGCGGCTGCTGGGACGGATGCCCACCGAGGCCGAGTGGGAGCTGATGGACGCGACCTTCCACCGGTACTACACCGAGCACCGGGTGCGGTGCGCGCTCGCCGAGGGAGTGGCGGAGCTGCTGGCCGGATGGTCGTCGGCGGGGCGCAGCCAGTCGATCCTCAGCATGTACGGGCACGAGGACCTCGTGCCCCTGGTCCGGGGTTTCGGCATCGAGTCCCACTTCCTGCGCGTCGACGGGCGGACCGGTCCGTCCGGTGGCGGCAAGTCGGAGCACATGGTGCGGCACCTCGACGCGCTGACCGGCGTGGACCCGGCCCGCACGGTGGTGATCGGGGACGCCGCCGACGACGCGCTGGCCGCGCGGCACGTGGGGGCGTCAGCCGTGCTCTACACCGGCGGCTCGCACAGCAGAGCCAGCCTCGAAGCGGTGGGGGTGCCGGTGGTGGACACGCTGGCTCAGGCCGTCGAGGAAGCGGAACGCCTGGCGGCCTGA
- the secA gene encoding preprotein translocase subunit SecA gives MSVLSKIMRAGEGKILRKLHRIAGQVNSIEEDFIDLSDAELRALTDEYKQRYADGESLDDLLPEAFATVREAAKRVLGQRHYDVQIMGGAALHMGYVAEMKTGEGKTLVGTLPAYLNALSDKGVHIITVNDYLAERDSEMMGRVHKFLGLDVGCILANMTPAQRREQYGCDITYGTNNEFGFDYLRDNMAWSKDELVQRGHNFAIVDEVDSILVDEARTPLIISGPADQATKWYGDFAKLVKRLKRGEPGNPLKGIEETGDYEVDEKKRTVAIHESGVAKVEDWLGIDNLYESVNTPLVGYLNNAIKAKELFKNDKDYVLIDDEVMIVDEHTGRILAGRRYNEGMHQAIEAKEGVPIKDENQTLATITLQNFFRLYKRRDHNDKEQPGLSGMTGTAMTEAAEFHQIYKLGVVPIPTNRPMVRKDQADLIYRTEVAKFEAVVDDIEEKHGKGQPILVGTTSVEKSEYLSQQLSKRGIQHEVLNAKHHDREATIVAQAGRRGAVTVATNMAGRGTDIKLGGNPEDLAEAELRQRGLDPEEHIEEWAHALPEALVRAEDAVKAEKDEVERIGGLYVLGTERHESRRIDNQLRGRSGRQGDPGESRFYLSLGDDLMRLFKAQMVERVMSMANVPDDVPIENKMVTRAIASAQSQVETQNFETRKNVLKYDEVLNRQREVIYGERRRVLEGEDLQEQIHHFMDDTIDAYVQAETAEGFPEDWDLDRLWGAFKQLYPTRITVEELEEEAGDRAGLTAEYIGDTVKSDIREQYEQREAQLGSEIMRELERRVVLSVLDRKWREHLYEMDYLQEGIGLRAMAQKDPLVEYQREGFDMFTAMMDGIKEESVGYLFNLEVQVEQQVEEVPVEEAAPSLDKAPQDAVPAQAGARPEIRAKGLDAPQRRNLHFSAPTVDGEGGTVEGEFAEDEPVRSEADGLTRAERRKQTRGGRRRKK, from the coding sequence GTGTCCGTCCTCTCCAAGATCATGCGTGCAGGCGAAGGCAAGATCCTGCGCAAGCTGCACCGCATCGCGGGCCAGGTCAACTCCATCGAAGAGGACTTCATCGACCTCTCCGACGCCGAGCTGCGGGCCCTCACTGATGAGTACAAGCAGCGGTACGCCGACGGTGAGAGCCTGGACGACCTGCTCCCCGAGGCCTTCGCCACCGTCCGTGAGGCCGCCAAGCGCGTCCTGGGCCAGCGGCACTACGACGTGCAGATCATGGGCGGCGCCGCCCTGCACATGGGATACGTGGCGGAGATGAAGACCGGTGAGGGCAAGACCCTCGTCGGCACCCTGCCCGCCTATCTGAACGCCCTGTCGGACAAGGGCGTCCACATCATCACGGTCAACGACTACCTGGCCGAGCGCGACTCCGAGATGATGGGCCGCGTCCACAAGTTCCTCGGCCTGGACGTCGGCTGCATCCTGGCCAACATGACGCCGGCCCAGCGCCGCGAGCAGTACGGCTGCGACATCACCTACGGCACGAACAACGAGTTCGGCTTCGACTACCTGCGCGACAACATGGCGTGGTCCAAGGACGAGCTGGTCCAGCGCGGCCACAACTTCGCCATCGTCGACGAGGTCGACTCCATCCTCGTCGACGAGGCCCGTACGCCGCTGATCATCTCCGGTCCGGCCGACCAGGCCACCAAGTGGTACGGCGACTTCGCCAAGCTGGTCAAGCGCCTCAAGCGCGGAGAGCCCGGCAACCCCCTCAAGGGCATCGAGGAGACCGGCGACTACGAGGTCGACGAGAAGAAGCGCACGGTCGCCATCCACGAGTCCGGGGTCGCCAAGGTCGAGGACTGGCTGGGCATCGACAACCTCTACGAGTCGGTCAACACCCCGCTGGTGGGCTACCTGAACAACGCCATCAAGGCCAAGGAGCTCTTCAAGAACGACAAGGACTACGTGCTCATCGACGACGAGGTCATGATCGTCGATGAGCACACCGGCCGTATCCTCGCGGGCCGCCGCTACAACGAGGGCATGCACCAGGCGATCGAGGCGAAGGAGGGGGTGCCGATCAAGGACGAGAACCAGACGCTCGCCACCATCACCCTCCAGAACTTCTTCCGCCTCTACAAGCGCCGCGACCACAACGACAAGGAACAGCCCGGTCTGTCCGGCATGACCGGTACGGCGATGACCGAGGCCGCCGAGTTCCACCAGATCTACAAGCTCGGTGTGGTGCCCATCCCGACCAACCGGCCCATGGTCCGCAAGGACCAGGCGGACCTGATCTACCGCACCGAGGTCGCCAAGTTCGAGGCCGTCGTCGACGACATCGAGGAGAAGCACGGCAAGGGCCAGCCGATCCTGGTCGGCACCACCTCGGTGGAGAAGTCGGAGTACCTCTCGCAGCAGCTCAGCAAGCGCGGCATCCAGCACGAGGTGCTGAACGCCAAGCACCACGACCGTGAGGCGACGATCGTCGCCCAGGCCGGCCGCAGGGGCGCCGTCACCGTGGCGACCAACATGGCCGGCCGTGGTACGGACATCAAACTGGGCGGCAATCCCGAGGACCTCGCCGAGGCGGAGCTGCGCCAGCGTGGCCTCGACCCCGAGGAGCACATCGAGGAATGGGCGCACGCCCTTCCGGAGGCGCTCGTGCGGGCCGAGGACGCGGTCAAGGCCGAGAAGGACGAGGTCGAGCGGATCGGCGGGCTCTACGTGCTCGGCACCGAGCGGCACGAGTCGCGGCGGATCGACAACCAGCTGCGCGGCCGTTCCGGCCGTCAGGGCGACCCCGGTGAGTCCCGCTTCTACCTGTCGCTCGGCGATGACCTGATGCGCCTGTTCAAGGCCCAGATGGTCGAGCGCGTGATGTCCATGGCGAACGTCCCGGACGACGTGCCGATCGAGAACAAGATGGTCACGCGCGCGATCGCGTCGGCCCAGTCGCAGGTCGAGACGCAGAACTTCGAGACCCGTAAGAACGTCCTGAAGTACGACGAGGTCCTCAACCGTCAGCGCGAGGTCATCTACGGCGAGCGGCGCCGCGTCCTGGAGGGCGAGGACCTCCAGGAGCAGATCCACCACTTCATGGACGACACCATCGACGCCTACGTCCAGGCGGAGACGGCCGAGGGTTTCCCCGAGGACTGGGACCTGGACCGGCTGTGGGGCGCCTTCAAGCAGCTCTACCCCACCAGGATCACCGTCGAGGAGCTGGAGGAGGAGGCCGGCGACCGGGCCGGGCTGACGGCCGAGTACATCGGCGACACCGTCAAGAGCGACATCCGCGAGCAGTACGAGCAGCGTGAGGCGCAGCTCGGCTCGGAGATCATGCGTGAGCTGGAGCGCCGCGTCGTGCTGTCGGTCCTGGACCGCAAGTGGCGTGAGCACCTCTACGAGATGGACTACCTCCAGGAGGGCATCGGTCTGCGCGCGATGGCGCAGAAGGACCCTCTGGTCGAGTACCAGCGTGAGGGTTTCGACATGTTCACCGCGATGATGGACGGCATCAAGGAGGAGTCCGTCGGCTACCTGTTCAACCTGGAGGTCCAGGTCGAGCAGCAGGTCGAGGAGGTCCCGGTCGAGGAGGCGGCGCCGTCGCTGGACAAGGCCCCGCAGGACGCGGTGCCCGCGCAGGCGGGTGCCCGGCCGGAGATCCGCGCCAAGGGGCTCGACGCCCCGCAGCGGCGGAACCTGCACTTCTCCGCGCCGACGGTGGACGGCGAGGGCGGCACCGTCGAGGGGGAGTTCGCCGAGGACGAGCCGGTGCGCTCCGAGGCCGACGGCCTCACGCGCGCCGAGCGCCGCAAGCAGACGCGGGGCGGACGTCGCCGCAAGAAGTGA
- a CDS encoding DUF6912 family protein — protein MRVYVPLTLSGLAEAYRTGELGAGRLPGYGVTPALREWYPSEFAEDQEYAALGFAALASLRLLAADAGAPRRRVVVAVDVPDGAVSADPAGPGALWVDGTVRLSRAAAVHVDAADAEPDVASAAQALPAADGGDDGAQSVVDRAEDHELLWYATQEIPNLLEPTV, from the coding sequence ATGCGCGTCTACGTCCCCCTGACCCTCTCCGGTCTCGCCGAGGCGTACCGGACGGGAGAACTGGGCGCGGGGCGGCTCCCCGGCTACGGTGTGACGCCCGCGTTGCGCGAGTGGTACCCCTCCGAGTTCGCCGAGGACCAGGAGTACGCGGCGCTGGGCTTTGCCGCGCTGGCCTCGCTGCGGCTGCTGGCGGCGGACGCCGGTGCCCCGCGGCGCCGGGTCGTGGTCGCCGTGGACGTACCCGACGGGGCGGTCTCGGCCGATCCGGCCGGCCCCGGTGCGCTATGGGTCGACGGGACCGTGCGGCTGTCTCGGGCGGCGGCGGTGCACGTGGACGCGGCGGACGCGGAGCCGGACGTGGCGTCGGCCGCGCAGGCGCTGCCCGCGGCGGACGGCGGGGACGACGGCGCACAGTCCGTCGTGGACAGGGCGGAGGACCACGAACTGCTGTGGTACGCCACGCAGGAGATCCCGAACCTGCTGGAGCCGACGGTCTGA
- a CDS encoding GNAT family N-acetyltransferase has protein sequence MDPAALTTDRLLLRAVGPQDTDAVYAACQDPGIQRWTTVPSPYLPEHARGFTEQMCPDGWTSGSMFTFGAFLPSGELTGMLGITMRSLGVGEIGYWGTKKHRGNGYITEASVAVSRWAFTKMSIDRVEWRAEVGNRASRAVAERAGFVIEGTLRSSLNNKGVLRDCWIGSLLPSDLGLPSTAPYLPAKE, from the coding sequence ATGGACCCCGCCGCCCTCACCACCGACCGTCTTCTGCTGCGCGCAGTCGGCCCCCAGGACACCGACGCCGTGTACGCCGCCTGCCAGGATCCCGGCATCCAGCGCTGGACCACGGTTCCCTCCCCGTACCTTCCCGAGCACGCGCGGGGCTTCACGGAACAGATGTGTCCGGACGGCTGGACGAGCGGTTCGATGTTCACCTTCGGCGCCTTCCTCCCCTCCGGGGAGCTCACCGGCATGCTCGGCATCACCATGCGGTCCCTGGGAGTGGGCGAGATCGGCTACTGGGGCACCAAGAAGCACCGCGGCAACGGCTACATCACCGAGGCCTCCGTCGCCGTCTCCCGCTGGGCCTTCACGAAGATGTCGATCGACCGTGTGGAATGGCGCGCCGAGGTCGGCAACCGGGCCTCCCGCGCGGTGGCGGAACGGGCGGGCTTCGTCATCGAGGGCACCCTGCGCTCCTCGCTCAACAACAAGGGGGTGCTGCGCGACTGCTGGATCGGCTCCCTGCTCCCCTCCGACCTGGGCCTCCCGTCGACGGCTCCCTACCTGCCCGCCAAGGAGTGA
- a CDS encoding Rv3235 family protein, which yields MNKVMTRAQHRTGTRPPGRRDTRRPTGTTPPRIPAGGTAPATPPPGEGPPSLSPRAASTRPTDNRPSSFAPTTPAVPGRPRPLPLPLSAEPAREASVRAARAVPARAPRSTAPRPPHLTVVPAPLTAPAPLIRPASAPAVPRVPAQAPRRPVPQPRPTDHFAELLLAVLSGQRPVHSMLRHTAGRAYDELADLAERGPLRTRGTRPVVRDIGYYVPREGALEVFARIGAGDRLRAMAFRLEQGHDLRWRCTAVELGGPRPPHPHDR from the coding sequence ATGAACAAGGTCATGACCAGGGCTCAGCACCGCACCGGTACGCGTCCCCCCGGCCGCCGCGACACGCGCCGCCCGACCGGCACCACCCCTCCCCGCATCCCCGCGGGTGGCACCGCCCCCGCCACCCCGCCGCCGGGCGAGGGCCCTCCCTCCCTCTCGCCCCGCGCCGCCTCCACCCGCCCCACCGACAACCGCCCGTCGTCCTTCGCCCCGACAACCCCGGCGGTGCCCGGACGTCCTCGTCCGCTACCGCTGCCGCTGTCCGCCGAACCCGCGCGGGAAGCCTCCGTACGCGCCGCGAGGGCCGTCCCCGCCCGAGCCCCGCGTTCCACCGCGCCCCGGCCGCCGCACCTCACCGTCGTCCCCGCACCGCTCACCGCCCCCGCGCCGCTCATCCGTCCCGCATCTGCTCCGGCCGTCCCCCGGGTGCCCGCTCAGGCCCCCCGCCGGCCCGTTCCGCAGCCCCGCCCCACCGACCACTTCGCCGAGCTGCTCCTCGCCGTCCTGAGCGGTCAGCGGCCCGTCCACTCCATGCTCCGGCACACCGCGGGCCGCGCCTACGACGAGCTGGCGGACCTCGCCGAGCGCGGTCCGCTGCGCACCCGCGGCACCCGCCCGGTCGTGCGCGACATCGGCTACTACGTCCCCCGCGAGGGTGCCCTCGAGGTGTTCGCCCGGATCGGCGCGGGCGACAGGCTGCGGGCCATGGCCTTCCGTCTGGAACAGGGCCACGACCTGCGCTGGCGCTGCACCGCCGTGGAACTGGGCGGCCCCCGCCCACCCCACCCGCACGACCGCTGA
- a CDS encoding NAD-glutamate dehydrogenase, translating into MQTKLDEAKAELLEKAARVAENSPVGGKLPTGTMDKGMPDRDTVLAFLQRYYLHTAPEDLVGRDPVDVFGAAFSHLRLAENRPQGTANVRVHTPTVEENGWTCSHSVIEVVTDDMPFLVDSVTNELTRQGRGIHVVIHPQVVVRRDLTGKLVEVSAEPAGGELPHDAHVESWIHVETDRESDRGDLKQITADLLRVLSDVREAVEDWGKMRQAATELAEGLPDEPVPGDVPGQQVEEARELLRWLADDHFTFLGYREYQLRDDDSLAAVPGTGLGILRSDPHHATDEDHPVSPSFERLPADARAKAREHKLLVLTKANSRATVHRPSYLDYIGVKKFDADGNVVGERRFLGLFSSAAYTESVRRVPVIRRKVEEVLERAGFSPHSHDGRDLLQILETYPRDELFQTPSDELRAIATSVLYLQERRRLRLYLRQDEYGRYYSALVYLPRDRYTTGVRLRIIDILKEELDGISVDFTAWNTESILSRLHFVVRVPQGTELPQLSDQDRERIEARLVEAARSWADGFGEALTAELGEERAAELLRRYAGSFTEGYKADHTPRSAVADLVRLEQLDDEKNFELSLYEPVGAAPEVRRFKIYRKGEAVSLSAVLPVLQRLGVEVVDERPYELRRADRSVAWVYDFGLRLPKAAVVADHLGDDARERFQEAFAATWTGKAENDGFNALVLGAGLTWRQAVVLRAYAKYLRQAGSTFSQDYMEDTLRNNVHTTRLLVSLFEARMSPERQGAGFELVDALLEELDAALDEVVSLDEDRILRSFLTVIKATLRTNFFQEASGGRPHDYVSMKFDPQAMPDLPAPRPAFEIWVYSPRVEGVHLRFGKVARGGLRWSDRREDFRTEILGLVKAQMVKNTVIVPVGAKGGFVAKQLPDPSVDRDAWMAEGIAAYKTFISALLDITDNMVAGEVVPPADVVRHDGDDTYLVVAADKGTARFSDTANEVAQSYDFWLGDAFASGGSAGYDHKGMGITARGAWESVKRHFRELGVDTQTQDFTVVGIGDMSGDVFGNGMLLSKHIRLVAAFDHRHIFIDPTPDAAAGHAERRRLFELPRSSWADYNTDLLSAGGGVFPRTAKSVPVNAQIREALGLDSGVTKMTPTDLMKAILTAPVDLLWNGGIGTYVKASSESNADVGDKANDPIRVDGKDLRADVVGEGGNLGMTQLGRIEVALHGSRINTDAIDNSAGVDTSDHEVNIKVLLNTLVANGDMTVKQRNKLLASMTDEIGRLVLRTNYAQNTAIANALAQSKDMLHAQQRFMKYLVREGHLDRALEFLPTDRQIRERLSAGQGLTGPETAVLMAYTKITVADELLRTSLPDDPYLKGLLHSYFPAPLREQFPDRIDAHPLRREITTTVLVNDTVNTGGTTYLHRMREETGASLEEIVRAQTAARAIFRSATVWDGVEELDTKVAADVQTRIRLHSRRLVERGTRWLLNNRPQPLELEETVTFFAERVELVWSQLPKLLRGADLEWFQKVHDELTGVGVPAELATRVAGFSSVFAAIDIVSVADRTGKEPLDVAEAYYDLADRLRITQLMHRISDLPRADRWQSMARAAIREDLYAAHAALTAEVLAAGNGTSTPEQRFKVWEAKNEAIIGRARTTLDEIQSSDTFDLANLSVAMRTMRTLLRSHS; encoded by the coding sequence ATGCAGACCAAGCTGGACGAAGCAAAGGCCGAGCTGCTCGAAAAGGCCGCCCGGGTAGCTGAGAACAGCCCGGTCGGCGGGAAACTGCCGACCGGGACGATGGACAAGGGCATGCCCGACCGGGACACCGTGCTTGCGTTCCTCCAGCGCTACTACCTGCACACCGCCCCGGAGGACCTTGTCGGCCGCGACCCGGTCGACGTCTTCGGAGCCGCCTTCTCGCACCTCCGGCTGGCCGAGAACCGTCCCCAGGGCACGGCCAACGTCCGGGTCCACACCCCGACCGTCGAGGAGAACGGCTGGACGTGCAGCCACTCCGTCATCGAGGTGGTCACCGATGACATGCCCTTCCTCGTGGATTCCGTCACCAATGAGCTGACCCGGCAGGGCCGCGGCATCCACGTCGTGATCCACCCGCAGGTGGTGGTGCGCCGCGACCTCACCGGCAAGCTGGTCGAGGTGTCCGCCGAGCCCGCCGGGGGCGAACTCCCGCACGACGCCCACGTCGAGTCCTGGATCCACGTCGAGACCGACCGTGAGAGCGACCGCGGCGACCTCAAGCAGATCACCGCCGACCTGCTGCGCGTCCTGTCCGACGTCCGTGAGGCCGTCGAGGACTGGGGCAAGATGCGGCAGGCCGCCACCGAACTGGCCGAAGGACTGCCCGACGAGCCCGTCCCCGGGGATGTGCCGGGGCAGCAGGTCGAGGAGGCCCGTGAGCTGCTGCGCTGGCTCGCCGACGACCACTTCACCTTCCTCGGCTACCGCGAGTACCAGCTGCGCGACGACGACTCGCTGGCCGCCGTCCCCGGCACCGGTCTCGGCATACTGCGCTCCGACCCGCACCACGCCACCGACGAGGACCACCCGGTCAGCCCGTCCTTCGAACGGCTGCCCGCCGACGCCCGCGCCAAGGCGCGCGAGCACAAGCTGCTCGTCCTGACCAAGGCCAACAGCCGGGCCACCGTGCACCGGCCGTCGTACCTGGACTACATCGGCGTCAAGAAGTTCGACGCGGACGGCAATGTCGTCGGCGAGCGCCGCTTCCTCGGCCTGTTCTCGTCCGCCGCCTACACCGAGTCCGTCCGCCGGGTCCCGGTGATCCGCCGCAAGGTCGAGGAGGTCCTCGAGCGCGCCGGCTTCTCGCCGCACAGCCACGACGGACGCGACCTGCTGCAGATCCTGGAGACCTACCCGCGCGACGAGCTCTTCCAGACCCCGTCCGACGAGCTCCGGGCCATCGCCACCTCGGTGCTCTACCTCCAGGAGCGCCGCCGCCTGCGGCTCTACCTGCGCCAGGACGAGTACGGGCGCTACTACTCCGCCCTCGTCTACCTTCCCCGCGACCGGTACACCACCGGTGTGCGGCTGAGGATCATCGACATCCTCAAGGAGGAGCTCGACGGCATCAGCGTCGACTTCACCGCCTGGAACACCGAGTCGATCCTCTCCCGGCTGCACTTCGTGGTCCGCGTCCCGCAGGGCACCGAGCTGCCGCAGCTGTCCGACCAGGACCGGGAGCGCATCGAGGCCCGGCTGGTCGAGGCCGCCCGCTCCTGGGCCGACGGCTTCGGCGAGGCGCTCACCGCCGAACTGGGCGAGGAACGCGCCGCCGAACTGCTGCGCCGCTACGCGGGCTCCTTCACCGAGGGGTACAAGGCCGACCACACCCCGCGCAGCGCCGTCGCCGACCTGGTCCGGCTCGAACAGCTCGACGACGAGAAGAACTTCGAGCTCAGCCTGTACGAGCCGGTGGGCGCGGCCCCCGAGGTGCGCCGCTTCAAGATCTACCGCAAGGGCGAGGCCGTCTCCCTCTCCGCCGTGCTGCCCGTGCTCCAGCGGCTGGGTGTCGAGGTCGTCGACGAGCGGCCCTACGAGCTGCGCCGCGCCGACCGCAGCGTGGCCTGGGTCTACGACTTCGGACTGCGGCTGCCCAAGGCCGCCGTCGTCGCCGACCACCTCGGCGACGACGCCCGTGAGCGGTTCCAGGAGGCCTTCGCGGCGACCTGGACCGGCAAGGCGGAGAACGATGGCTTCAACGCCCTGGTGCTGGGGGCCGGGCTGACCTGGCGTCAGGCGGTGGTGCTGCGCGCCTACGCCAAGTACCTGCGTCAGGCGGGCTCCACCTTCAGCCAGGACTACATGGAGGACACCCTCCGCAACAACGTCCACACCACCCGGCTGCTCGTCTCCCTGTTCGAGGCGCGGATGTCGCCGGAGCGGCAGGGCGCCGGCTTCGAGCTGGTGGACGCCCTGCTGGAGGAGCTCGACGCCGCCCTCGACGAAGTCGTCTCGCTCGACGAGGACCGCATCCTGCGCTCCTTCCTCACGGTGATCAAGGCGACGCTGCGCACCAACTTCTTCCAGGAGGCGAGCGGCGGCCGCCCGCACGACTACGTCTCCATGAAGTTCGACCCGCAGGCCATGCCCGACCTGCCCGCGCCCCGGCCGGCGTTCGAGATCTGGGTGTACTCGCCGCGGGTCGAGGGCGTGCACCTGCGGTTCGGCAAGGTCGCGCGCGGCGGCCTGCGCTGGTCGGACCGCCGGGAGGACTTCCGCACCGAGATCCTCGGCCTGGTCAAGGCACAGATGGTGAAGAACACCGTCATCGTGCCGGTCGGCGCCAAGGGCGGCTTCGTCGCCAAGCAGCTGCCGGACCCGTCCGTGGACCGGGACGCCTGGATGGCCGAGGGTATCGCCGCGTACAAGACGTTCATCTCGGCGCTGCTCGACATCACCGACAACATGGTGGCCGGCGAGGTCGTGCCCCCGGCCGACGTCGTCCGGCACGACGGGGACGACACCTATCTCGTCGTCGCGGCGGACAAGGGCACCGCCAGGTTCTCGGACACGGCCAACGAGGTCGCCCAGTCCTACGACTTCTGGCTCGGTGACGCCTTCGCCTCCGGCGGCAGCGCCGGATACGACCACAAGGGCATGGGCATCACCGCCCGTGGCGCCTGGGAGTCCGTCAAGCGGCACTTCCGGGAGCTGGGGGTGGACACCCAGACCCAGGACTTCACGGTCGTCGGCATCGGCGACATGTCCGGCGACGTGTTCGGCAACGGCATGCTGCTGAGCAAGCACATCCGTCTGGTCGCCGCCTTCGACCACCGGCACATCTTCATCGACCCGACCCCGGACGCGGCCGCCGGTCACGCCGAGCGCCGCCGCCTGTTCGAACTGCCGCGCAGTTCCTGGGCGGACTACAACACCGACCTGTTGTCGGCCGGCGGCGGCGTGTTCCCGCGCACCGCCAAGTCCGTCCCGGTCAACGCCCAGATCCGCGAGGCCCTCGGCCTCGACTCCGGCGTCACCAAGATGACCCCGACGGACCTGATGAAGGCGATCCTCACGGCGCCGGTGGACCTGCTGTGGAACGGCGGCATCGGCACGTACGTCAAGGCGTCGAGCGAGTCCAACGCCGACGTCGGCGACAAGGCCAACGACCCCATCCGCGTCGACGGCAAGGACCTGCGGGCCGACGTCGTCGGCGAGGGCGGCAACCTGGGCATGACCCAGCTCGGCCGGATCGAGGTCGCGCTGCACGGCAGCCGGATCAACACCGACGCCATCGACAACAGCGCCGGCGTGGACACCTCCGACCACGAGGTGAACATCAAGGTCCTGCTCAACACCCTGGTCGCCAACGGCGACATGACGGTCAAGCAGCGCAACAAGCTGCTCGCCTCGATGACCGACGAGATCGGCCGGCTGGTGCTGCGCACCAACTACGCGCAGAACACCGCGATCGCCAACGCCCTGGCCCAGTCCAAGGACATGCTCCACGCCCAGCAGCGCTTCATGAAGTACCTGGTGCGCGAGGGCCACCTCGACCGGGCCCTGGAGTTCCTGCCCACCGACCGCCAGATCCGTGAGCGGCTGAGCGCCGGGCAGGGCCTGACCGGCCCGGAGACGGCCGTCCTGATGGCGTACACGAAGATCACGGTCGCCGACGAGCTGCTGCGCACCTCACTGCCCGACGACCCGTACCTCAAGGGGCTGCTGCACTCGTACTTCCCGGCCCCGCTGCGCGAGCAGTTCCCCGACCGGATCGACGCACACCCGCTGCGCCGCGAGATCACCACGACCGTCCTGGTCAACGACACGGTCAACACGGGCGGTACGACGTATCTGCACCGGATGCGGGAGGAGACCGGAGCGTCGCTGGAGGAGATCGTCCGGGCCCAGACCGCGGCCCGCGCGATCTTCCGGTCCGCCACGGTGTGGGACGGGGTCGAGGAGCTCGACACCAAGGTGGCGGCGGACGTCCAGACCCGGATCAGGCTGCACTCGCGCCGGCTGGTGGAGCGTGGCACGCGCTGGCTGCTGAACAACCGGCCGCAGCCGCTGGAGCTCGAGGAGACGGTGACGTTCTTCGCCGAGCGTGTCGAGCTGGTCTGGTCGCAGCTGCCGAAGCTGCTGCGCGGCGCGGACCTGGAGTGGTTCCAGAAGGTCCACGACGAGCTGACGGGCGTCGGTGTCCCGGCGGAACTCGCCACCCGCGTGGCCGGGTTCTCCTCCGTGTTCGCGGCGATCGACATCGTCTCGGTGGCCGACCGCACGGGCAAGGAGCCGCTGGACGTCGCCGAGGCGTACTACGACCTCGCCGACCGGCTGCGTATCACCCAGCTGATGCACAGGATCAGCGACCTGCCCCGCGCCGACCGCTGGCAGTCCATGGCCCGCGCGGCGATCCGCGAGGACCTGTACGCGGCGCACGCGGCGCTCACGGCCGAGGTGCTGGCGGCGGGCAACGGCACGTCGACACCGGAGCAGCGGTTCAAGGTGTGGGAGGCGAAGAACGAGGCCATCATCGGCCGGGCCCGCACCACCCTGGACGAGATCCAGAGCTCGGACACCTTCGACCTGGCGAACCTGTCGGTGGCCATGCGGACCATGCGGACGCTGCTGCGCTCGCACTCGTAA